The Carettochelys insculpta isolate YL-2023 chromosome 18, ASM3395843v1, whole genome shotgun sequence genome window below encodes:
- the MTRFR gene encoding mitochondrial translation release factor in rescue, whose translation MNASSLFHSAILITKINMLPWRPWLWRQQKFLSPQLAIPLFRIAGKKNSCDLLALSESDLKEQFVRGDGPGGQATNKTNNCVVLKHIPSGIVVKCHQTRSVDLNRRRAREILQQKVDVFYKGENSDIVKEKRAAQKKKQEKKRRAKEILEKKRRFKEMQESDARYTKVLTPAGAPCSDRENK comes from the exons ATGAATGCATCAAGTTTGTTTCATTCCGCAATCTTAATAACCAAAATAAATATGTTGCCTTGGAGGCCATGGCTTTGGAGGCAGCAAAAGTTTTTATCCCCCCAGCTGGCTATACCTTTGTTCCGAATAGCAGGAAAGAAGAATTCTTGTGACCTTCTTGCACTAAGTGAATCAGACTTAAAAGAACAGTTTGTAAGAGGTGATGGTCCAGGAGGCCAAGCAACTAATAAGACAAACAACTGTGTGGTCCTGAAGCATATTCCATCTGGGATCGTAGTCAAG tgtcACCAAACTAGATCTGTGGACCTGAACCGACGGAGAGCCAGAGAAATTCTGCAGCAAAAAGTTGACGTCTTTTACAAAGGTGAAAATAGTGACATTGTTAAAGAGAAAAGAGCAGCTCAGAAGAAAAAGCAAGAAAAGAAAAGGCGAGCAAAGGAGATTCTAGAAAAGAAAAGGCGCTTTAAAGAAATGCAAGAATCAGATGCAAG gtaCACAAAAGTGCTGACTCCGGCAGGGGCACCGTGCTCTGACAGAGAAAACAAATGA